A genome region from Blautia coccoides includes the following:
- a CDS encoding putative ABC transporter permease: protein MIWTKSMLGIDLYHITQWFLAYSILGWVVESIYMSICNRRLTNRGFVRGPFCPIYGVGALSVFFLLRPFCHNLLLLYVLGCVFPTLLEYVTARIMQALFGEVWWDYSEKPFNYKGILCLESTIAWGFYTLGLFLFLHEGVERFVDSYPFSVGYRAGSLMIALFTADFLHTLYEKKKDSLPASLGEVREGIRALIYGRS from the coding sequence ATGATTTGGACAAAGAGTATGTTGGGAATAGATCTCTACCATATCACCCAGTGGTTTTTAGCCTACAGTATTTTGGGATGGGTGGTGGAATCTATCTACATGTCAATCTGTAACAGGCGGCTTACCAACAGGGGTTTTGTGAGAGGGCCTTTCTGCCCTATTTACGGAGTGGGAGCCTTGTCTGTGTTTTTTCTGCTGAGGCCGTTTTGCCATAACCTTCTGCTGTTATATGTGCTGGGCTGTGTGTTTCCCACACTGCTGGAGTATGTGACAGCCAGGATCATGCAGGCATTGTTCGGTGAAGTGTGGTGGGATTATTCGGAGAAGCCTTTTAATTACAAAGGAATTCTCTGCCTGGAGAGCACTATTGCCTGGGGATTCTACACATTGGGCTTGTTTCTGTTTCTGCACGAAGGTGTGGAGCGCTTTGTGGACAGTTACCCGTTCAGCGTGGGATACCGGGCTGGATCACTGATGATCGCGCTGTTTACAGCAGATTTTTTACATACCTTATACGAAAAGAAAAAAGACAGTCTGCCTGCCTCTTTGGGAGAGGTGAGAGAGGGGATACGCGCCCTGATCTATGGCAGATCTTAA
- a CDS encoding DUF58 domain-containing protein gives MTIFLLLLGAVLLQFLAEGFYRKNWDRHLELDVKFQEQPVHEGERAYLTETIENRKWLLLPMLQAAFRVHRNLFFEEEENTSISDYTYKRDIFSVLFYQKIQREIPFLAGKRGYYEIEQAEVLTRGLLMNREMYLTVPVSTHLYVYPRTIPFSGMEIPFKKLMGQVLVRQRMYEDPFSFRGLREYRPGDPMNKINWKASAKEAGLMVNLLDSTSSAQVLIYLDVEDETIWKYGEIHEAGISLAVSLAEQLLQRGIATGLVTNGRDHITETPIAVLPGTGRGQLVKLYQNLARLDLELPVGKFPELLSRQRRLLSEGQGIPVLISKNQGRSLFTEMEALAKIGGSAMWISTLYKDMEWKLPSSSCMEILRWEVPR, from the coding sequence ATGACAATTTTTTTACTTTTGCTGGGGGCTGTCCTGCTCCAGTTTTTGGCAGAGGGGTTTTACCGAAAGAATTGGGACAGACACCTTGAACTGGATGTAAAGTTCCAGGAGCAGCCCGTTCATGAGGGGGAGAGAGCATATCTGACGGAGACCATTGAAAACAGAAAATGGCTGCTTCTCCCCATGTTGCAGGCAGCGTTCAGAGTACATAGAAATCTTTTTTTTGAGGAGGAGGAAAATACCAGTATCTCCGACTATACATATAAAAGAGATATCTTTTCTGTGCTTTTTTATCAGAAGATCCAGCGGGAAATCCCGTTTTTAGCAGGAAAACGGGGATACTATGAGATTGAGCAGGCAGAAGTTTTGACAAGAGGTCTCCTTATGAACCGTGAAATGTACCTGACGGTTCCTGTTTCCACCCATCTGTATGTGTATCCCAGAACCATTCCCTTTTCAGGCATGGAGATTCCCTTTAAAAAGCTGATGGGACAGGTTCTTGTGCGGCAGCGGATGTACGAGGATCCCTTTTCCTTCCGCGGTCTGCGGGAATACCGGCCCGGAGACCCCATGAATAAGATCAACTGGAAAGCCTCCGCAAAAGAAGCAGGCCTTATGGTAAATCTTCTGGATTCCACCTCCAGTGCCCAGGTCCTTATCTACCTGGATGTGGAGGATGAGACCATATGGAAATACGGGGAGATCCACGAGGCAGGCATTTCTCTGGCAGTCTCTCTGGCAGAGCAGCTTCTGCAGAGAGGAATTGCTACAGGCCTTGTCACCAATGGAAGGGACCATATCACAGAGACCCCCATCGCCGTACTGCCGGGCACGGGAAGAGGCCAGCTTGTAAAGCTGTATCAGAATCTGGCAAGGCTGGATCTGGAGCTTCCTGTGGGTAAATTTCCTGAGCTTCTAAGCAGGCAGCGCCGTCTTTTATCAGAGGGTCAGGGCATTCCTGTGCTCATATCCAAAAACCAGGGCAGGTCTCTTTTTACAGAGATGGAAGCCCTTGCAAAAATTGGCGGCAGTGCCATGTGGATCTCCACGCTGTATAAGGATATGGAATGGAAACTGCCCTCTTCCTCCTGTATGGAGATCCTGCGCTGGGAGGTGCCGAGATGA
- a CDS encoding AAA family ATPase, with amino-acid sequence MEEKNCIVKIRENIGKVIVGKEKVLDLLLTALTAGGHVLLEDVPGTGKTMMAKSLARSMDGKFSRIQFTPDLLPSDVTGLNYYNQKAGEFLFKEGPAFCNILLADEINRATPRTQSSLLECMEEHQITIDGETRKLEEPFFVIATQNPVETTGTFPLPEAQMDRFFMRLSMGLPDKEEELAILERFEDRQPLTELPCVCTREELLNARAEYKKVYVHPDLKSYLVEVVQATRTAGDVIAGVSPRGTLALFNGVKAYAYVKGRDHVVPEDIKDVAVPILAHRMVMTSGYGQEESGSQAMKRILDQVPVPTEEWKRKP; translated from the coding sequence ATGGAAGAGAAAAATTGTATAGTAAAAATACGTGAAAATATCGGGAAGGTGATTGTGGGAAAGGAAAAGGTACTGGACCTTCTTCTGACAGCCCTGACCGCCGGAGGCCATGTTCTTCTGGAGGATGTTCCGGGGACAGGCAAGACCATGATGGCAAAATCCCTGGCGCGCTCTATGGACGGAAAGTTTTCCCGGATCCAGTTTACACCGGATCTGCTGCCCTCAGATGTGACAGGATTGAACTATTATAACCAGAAGGCAGGGGAATTTCTTTTTAAAGAGGGACCTGCGTTCTGCAATATCCTTCTGGCTGATGAGATCAACCGGGCCACGCCCAGGACCCAGTCAAGCCTTTTAGAGTGCATGGAGGAGCATCAGATCACTATTGACGGGGAAACCAGAAAGTTAGAAGAACCCTTCTTTGTGATCGCCACCCAGAATCCAGTGGAGACTACAGGTACCTTTCCTCTTCCGGAAGCCCAGATGGACCGTTTTTTTATGCGCCTTTCCATGGGACTGCCGGACAAGGAGGAGGAACTGGCGATCCTGGAACGCTTTGAGGACAGACAGCCACTCACGGAGCTTCCCTGTGTGTGCACAAGGGAGGAACTGTTAAATGCCAGGGCAGAGTATAAAAAAGTATATGTACACCCGGATCTGAAGTCCTATCTGGTGGAGGTGGTACAGGCCACCAGAACGGCGGGGGATGTGATAGCAGGTGTAAGCCCCAGAGGAACACTGGCCTTGTTTAACGGTGTAAAAGCCTATGCCTATGTAAAAGGCAGGGATCATGTGGTGCCGGAGGATATAAAAGATGTGGCGGTTCCCATACTGGCGCACAGGATGGTCATGACCTCCGGGTACGGGCAGGAGGAGAGCGGCAGCCAGGCAATGAAACGGATCTTGGACCAGGTTCCTGTACCCACAGAGGAGTGGAAGAGAAAACCATGA
- a CDS encoding D-alanyl-D-alanine carboxypeptidase family protein — MFRKASVFLVLFSLIINIALPVTVHAEGEDLITAPHGVLMEASTGTIIYEKDKDTKVYPASITKIMTLVLIFDEIAKGTLHMEDEVTTSAYAKSMGGSQVYLEEGEKQTVETMIKCIVIASGNDASVAMAEHIAGSEAEFVKRMNERAAGLNMTGTHFEDCCGLTESTNHYTTAYDVALMSRELVTKYPKVLDFSSIWMENITHNTAKGSSEFGLTNTNKLLRSYDGCVGLKTGSTSLAKYCVSEVAKRNGITLISVVMTAPDYKVRFKDAAAMLNLGFGACNLYVDENKDSLPKVPVKGAVQEDTSVSYEGDFRYLDTKGEALDKVQKKINLKKSAQAPVKKGGKAGTADYYLNGKKIGSVNLLFDEKVEKAVYMDYVKKVFKTFF; from the coding sequence ATGTTTCGGAAAGCATCTGTTTTTCTGGTCTTATTTTCCCTTATCATCAATATAGCCCTGCCGGTTACCGTGCATGCGGAAGGGGAGGATTTGATTACAGCACCTCATGGGGTTCTCATGGAGGCATCCACAGGAACCATAATCTACGAGAAGGACAAAGATACCAAGGTCTATCCGGCCAGTATTACGAAAATCATGACACTGGTGCTGATCTTTGATGAGATCGCAAAGGGCACCCTACATATGGAGGATGAAGTGACCACAAGTGCCTACGCTAAGTCCATGGGCGGTTCCCAGGTCTATCTGGAGGAAGGCGAGAAGCAGACAGTGGAGACCATGATTAAATGTATTGTCATTGCCTCCGGAAATGATGCCAGTGTGGCCATGGCGGAACACATAGCCGGAAGTGAGGCGGAGTTTGTCAAACGCATGAACGAGAGGGCAGCAGGGCTTAACATGACCGGCACCCACTTTGAGGATTGCTGCGGGCTGACAGAGTCCACCAACCACTACACAACGGCATATGATGTGGCACTCATGTCCAGGGAGCTGGTTACAAAATACCCCAAGGTTCTGGATTTCTCCTCTATCTGGATGGAGAATATTACCCACAACACAGCAAAGGGAAGCAGTGAATTTGGCCTAACCAACACAAACAAGCTTCTCCGCAGCTATGACGGCTGTGTGGGATTAAAAACCGGGAGCACCAGCCTGGCAAAATACTGTGTCTCTGAAGTGGCAAAGAGAAATGGGATCACACTGATCAGCGTGGTCATGACAGCGCCTGACTATAAGGTACGGTTCAAGGATGCGGCAGCTATGCTGAATCTGGGCTTTGGGGCCTGTAATCTTTATGTGGATGAAAACAAAGACAGCCTGCCAAAGGTTCCTGTGAAGGGGGCTGTTCAGGAAGATACCTCAGTGTCCTATGAGGGAGATTTTCGCTATCTGGATACAAAAGGAGAGGCTCTTGACAAGGTACAGAAGAAGATCAATCTGAAGAAAAGCGCACAGGCCCCTGTAAAGAAAGGGGGAAAAGCGGGGACGGCAGACTATTATCTCAACGGGAAAAAGATAGGCAGCGTGAACCTTTTATTTGACGAAAAAGTTGAGAAGGCCGTCTATATGGATTATGTAAAAAAGGTATTCAAAACTTTTTTCTAA
- the scpB gene encoding SMC-Scp complex subunit ScpB: protein MEIEHLEGAVEALLFAMGESVEVSAIAKAIGHDTETTRKIIRNMMLKYNAKDRGIKIIELENAYQMCTKEEYYDYLVKLALQPKKAVLTDVMLETLSIIAYKQPVTKLEIEKIRGVKSDHAVNKLMEYNLVQEVGRLDAPGRPLLFGTTEEFLRNFGVQGLDELPELDPVQIEDFKAEAEEEIQLKLDV from the coding sequence ATGGAAATTGAACATCTGGAGGGCGCTGTGGAGGCGCTTCTGTTTGCTATGGGAGAATCTGTTGAAGTTTCTGCCATTGCTAAGGCTATAGGACATGATACGGAAACCACCAGAAAGATCATTCGGAATATGATGCTGAAATATAATGCCAAAGACAGGGGCATTAAGATCATAGAGCTGGAAAATGCATATCAGATGTGCACAAAGGAAGAGTATTATGACTATCTGGTCAAGCTTGCCCTGCAGCCTAAAAAGGCAGTGCTGACAGACGTTATGCTGGAGACACTCTCCATAATTGCCTACAAACAGCCAGTCACTAAGCTGGAAATTGAGAAGATCCGCGGCGTCAAGTCTGACCACGCGGTGAACAAGCTGATGGAGTATAATCTGGTCCAGGAGGTAGGACGCCTGGATGCGCCGGGGAGACCCCTGCTCTTTGGAACTACGGAGGAATTTTTGAGGAATTTCGGGGTTCAGGGACTGGACGAGCTGCCGGAGCTGGATCCGGTGCAGATAGAAGATTTCAAGGCAGAGGCAGAAGAAGAAATTCAGTTAAAACTGGATGTATAA
- a CDS encoding segregation and condensation protein A — MGIPVKLPVFEGPLDLLLHLIEKNKVNIYDIPIVEITDQYMEYIHQMEREDLNIMSEFMVMAATLISIKCRMLLPKEVNEDGEEEDPRDELVRQLLEYKMYKYMSYELRDRMSEAAKSIYKLPSLPKEVEDYREPVDTGELLDGLTLGRLHKIFQDVLKRQEDKKDPIRSKFGKIEQEEVSLPEKMTDVEEYARRHRRFSFRDLLGKQASKFQVVVTFLAILELMKTGKIFIRQEHIFDDIQIESREEGYPYGN, encoded by the coding sequence ATGGGAATCCCGGTAAAGCTTCCGGTGTTTGAAGGTCCTCTGGATCTGCTTCTGCACCTGATCGAGAAAAATAAAGTAAATATTTACGACATTCCCATTGTGGAGATAACGGACCAGTACATGGAATACATTCACCAGATGGAGAGAGAAGACTTAAATATCATGAGTGAATTCATGGTTATGGCGGCAACCCTCATCTCCATCAAGTGCAGAATGCTCCTTCCAAAAGAAGTCAATGAGGACGGTGAGGAGGAGGACCCCAGAGATGAACTGGTGCGTCAGCTTCTGGAGTACAAGATGTATAAATATATGTCTTACGAACTCAGGGACCGGATGTCAGAAGCGGCAAAAAGCATTTACAAGCTTCCAAGTCTTCCAAAAGAAGTGGAGGACTACAGAGAGCCTGTGGACACCGGCGAGCTTCTGGACGGTCTGACACTTGGACGTCTGCACAAGATCTTCCAGGACGTACTGAAACGGCAGGAAGATAAAAAAGACCCCATCCGAAGCAAGTTCGGTAAGATTGAACAGGAGGAAGTCAGCCTGCCTGAGAAAATGACGGATGTGGAGGAATATGCCAGAAGGCACCGGCGGTTCAGTTTTCGGGATCTTCTTGGAAAACAGGCCAGCAAATTCCAGGTGGTCGTCACATTTCTGGCGATCCTGGAGCTGATGAAGACAGGAAAAATTTTCATCAGACAGGAACATATCTTCGATGATATTCAGATTGAGAGCAGGGAGGAAGGGTACCCGTATGGAAATTGA
- a CDS encoding metallophosphoesterase, translating to MKKFVTTTYRITTDKIKRHPLKFVMISDLHNVVFGEKNEPVFDRIKALGPDAVLIAGDLVLGKTDASLKPAAAFLGEAAKLAPVLYAPGNHEQRMKLFTEEYGGRFSAFEKKIKQMGVSYLENQRTVLQIKGETVAVTGLDLPYKYYSRGLQRGPGRAELEHLIGRPDKDVYEILLAHTPRYGDEYFAWGADLILSGHYHGGVMRLPFFGSVISPDFRLFPRYGYGEYRKGPKTSAKKARPGQKITGSEQIMITGAGLGEHTMPLRINDPRELVVLECLPKEV from the coding sequence GTGAAGAAATTTGTGACCACAACTTATAGGATTACAACAGATAAGATCAAAAGACATCCGCTGAAATTCGTGATGATAAGTGACCTCCACAATGTGGTGTTCGGGGAAAAAAATGAGCCGGTCTTTGACAGGATAAAGGCTCTCGGCCCGGATGCCGTACTGATAGCCGGAGATCTGGTGCTTGGGAAAACAGATGCATCCCTGAAACCGGCTGCGGCATTTCTCGGTGAGGCTGCAAAGCTGGCGCCTGTATTGTATGCGCCGGGCAATCACGAGCAGCGGATGAAATTGTTTACAGAGGAATATGGCGGAAGGTTCTCTGCCTTTGAGAAAAAAATAAAGCAGATGGGAGTTTCTTATCTGGAAAACCAGCGTACCGTTCTGCAGATAAAAGGGGAGACCGTGGCGGTTACCGGACTGGACCTGCCTTATAAGTATTACAGCAGAGGACTGCAGAGGGGACCCGGAAGGGCAGAGCTTGAACATCTCATCGGCAGGCCGGATAAGGATGTATATGAGATCCTTCTGGCCCACACACCCAGGTACGGGGATGAATATTTTGCGTGGGGGGCGGATCTGATCCTGTCGGGTCACTATCACGGAGGCGTGATGAGGCTGCCGTTTTTTGGCAGTGTTATCAGCCCTGATTTTAGGCTGTTTCCCCGCTATGGATACGGGGAATACAGAAAAGGTCCAAAGACTTCGGCAAAAAAAGCCCGCCCGGGACAGAAAATAACAGGCAGTGAACAGATTATGATCACAGGCGCAGGACTGGGAGAGCACACCATGCCTTTGAGGATCAATGATCCGAGAGAGCTGGTGGTGCTGGAATGTCTGCCGAAAGAGGTGTGA
- a CDS encoding D-alanyl-D-alanine carboxypeptidase family protein, which yields MKKIISWILVCAVITGCFVVHRDTVWAGENGQDVGSLYATSAVLMDADSGRILYEKNGFEKRPMASTTKIMTCILALENGNAEDIVTASAYAASRPKVHLGVTEGETFRFGDLLYSLMLESHNDAAVMIAEHLGGSVEGFADMMNAKARELGCEDTYFITPNGLDASVTVGEEQKVHSTTAADLARIMKYCIKESPCREDFLNVTRTASYSFYDADKKRSFSCNNHNAFLNMMEGALTGKTGFTANAGYCYVGALTRDGKTFIVALLACGWPNNKTYKWKDTVKLMNYGLENYSYRSFFDAELPQIPAAIQVKNGQSEHLGDTALTQVEVETAKDFGMLMRQDEEIEVSYEGKESLKAPVKAGTQVGTITYRVGGQTFLTCPVKIKQSVKKIDFPWCLEKTMDKWAFGAAG from the coding sequence ATGAAAAAAATTATAAGCTGGATTTTGGTATGCGCAGTGATAACGGGATGCTTCGTGGTACATAGAGATACCGTCTGGGCAGGGGAAAATGGACAGGATGTAGGAAGCCTGTATGCCACCTCAGCGGTACTTATGGATGCGGACTCAGGAAGGATACTATATGAAAAAAATGGGTTTGAGAAAAGGCCCATGGCCAGTACGACGAAGATCATGACCTGTATACTGGCTCTTGAGAATGGCAATGCGGAGGATATAGTGACTGCCTCCGCCTATGCCGCCTCCAGGCCCAAGGTGCATCTGGGAGTGACGGAAGGGGAAACCTTCCGCTTTGGAGATCTGCTCTATTCCCTGATGCTGGAGAGCCACAATGATGCGGCTGTGATGATCGCGGAGCATTTAGGGGGAAGCGTAGAGGGATTTGCAGACATGATGAATGCCAAGGCCAGGGAGCTGGGATGCGAAGATACCTATTTTATCACGCCCAATGGGCTGGACGCTTCTGTTACGGTGGGGGAGGAGCAGAAGGTGCACTCTACCACAGCGGCAGATCTGGCACGTATTATGAAGTATTGCATCAAGGAATCCCCATGCAGGGAAGATTTCCTGAACGTGACCAGAACTGCATCCTACAGCTTTTACGATGCGGACAAAAAGCGCAGCTTTTCCTGCAACAACCACAATGCCTTTCTCAATATGATGGAGGGTGCGCTTACCGGAAAGACAGGTTTCACAGCCAATGCGGGGTACTGTTATGTAGGGGCGCTTACCAGAGACGGCAAAACCTTTATCGTGGCCCTTCTGGCATGTGGATGGCCGAATAATAAAACCTATAAGTGGAAGGATACAGTAAAACTCATGAATTACGGGCTGGAAAATTACAGCTACCGCTCCTTTTTTGACGCGGAACTTCCGCAGATACCGGCAGCCATACAGGTAAAGAACGGACAGAGCGAACACCTGGGAGATACAGCCCTTACCCAGGTAGAAGTGGAGACCGCAAAAGATTTCGGCATGCTGATGCGTCAGGATGAGGAGATTGAAGTGAGCTATGAGGGGAAAGAATCTCTGAAAGCTCCTGTAAAGGCGGGAACCCAAGTGGGAACTATTACCTACCGGGTGGGAGGACAGACATTTCTCACCTGTCCCGTAAAGATCAAGCAGTCTGTAAAAAAGATAGATTTTCCCTGGTGCCTGGAAAAAACCATGGATAAGTGGGCTTTCGGCGCGGCAGGCTGA
- a CDS encoding MATE family efflux transporter, translating into MQKDMTAGSPAKAIVGFTIPVLIGNIFQQFYSMVDTIIVGKFVGTKALAAVGSVGTINFLIIGFMLGLTAGFTVLTAQRYGAGDMKNMRRTVGSAAVLSLMVTVVMTMISMLGMHGLLKFMHTPEDIFADAYQYIMIICGGIFATVLYNLLASVLRALGNSQVPLYFLILSALLNVLLDLLFIIVFQWGAAGAAYATVISQGVSGVLCLVYIAKKMPELRLQKDDFRLSAHIVKMQVGIGIPMALQYSITAIGTMMVQSALNMLGSMAVAAFTAASKVEQIATQAYVALGTTMATYCAQNMGAGKIDRIRKGFRTSTWIGVVYSLIFGLLTAFFGKYLTYLFVSSDVQTLMGQVDIYLKCASLFFIALTIVNVYRNGIQGMGYGVLPMMAGVAELLGRGIVALAAGMNKSYLLACLASPVAWVFAGVLLFFMYRIVMKQQEKIFVNSNV; encoded by the coding sequence ATGCAGAAAGATATGACAGCCGGCAGCCCGGCAAAAGCGATCGTAGGTTTTACAATTCCGGTACTCATCGGAAATATTTTTCAGCAGTTTTACAGCATGGTGGACACTATCATCGTAGGAAAATTCGTTGGTACCAAAGCACTGGCAGCGGTGGGAAGTGTGGGTACTATTAACTTTTTGATCATAGGATTTATGCTGGGACTGACGGCAGGCTTTACTGTGCTGACTGCCCAGAGATACGGCGCGGGAGATATGAAGAATATGAGGCGGACCGTGGGGTCCGCGGCAGTGCTGTCCCTGATGGTCACCGTTGTCATGACCATGATCAGTATGCTGGGCATGCACGGGCTGTTAAAATTCATGCACACCCCGGAGGATATCTTTGCTGACGCGTATCAGTATATTATGATCATCTGCGGAGGTATTTTTGCCACAGTGCTGTACAATCTGCTTGCCAGCGTTCTGAGAGCACTGGGGAACAGCCAGGTGCCGCTTTATTTTCTGATCCTGTCAGCGCTTTTGAATGTACTGCTGGATCTGTTATTTATCATTGTGTTTCAATGGGGAGCAGCAGGCGCGGCTTATGCCACTGTGATCTCCCAGGGTGTTTCGGGCGTTCTCTGTCTGGTGTATATTGCAAAAAAAATGCCGGAACTGCGCCTTCAGAAGGATGATTTCCGCCTGTCTGCCCATATTGTGAAGATGCAGGTAGGGATCGGCATTCCTATGGCGCTCCAATACTCTATCACGGCGATCGGCACCATGATGGTACAGTCCGCGCTGAATATGCTGGGGTCCATGGCAGTAGCGGCATTTACGGCAGCCAGCAAGGTGGAGCAGATCGCCACACAGGCGTATGTGGCGCTGGGAACCACCATGGCAACTTACTGTGCCCAGAATATGGGAGCGGGAAAGATAGACCGGATACGAAAGGGATTCAGGACGTCCACCTGGATCGGTGTGGTCTATTCTTTGATATTCGGCCTTTTGACAGCTTTCTTCGGAAAGTATCTGACATATCTCTTTGTGTCAAGCGATGTGCAGACACTGATGGGCCAGGTGGATATTTACCTGAAGTGCGCATCCCTGTTCTTTATTGCCCTGACCATTGTGAACGTATACCGAAACGGCATTCAGGGTATGGGATATGGTGTTCTTCCTATGATGGCAGGCGTGGCAGAGCTTTTAGGCCGGGGTATTGTGGCTCTGGCTGCGGGGATGAACAAAAGCTACCTTCTGGCATGTTTGGCCAGCCCTGTGGCCTGGGTGTTTGCCGGCGTGTTGCTGTTTTTTATGTATCGCATTGTTATGAAGCAGCAGGAAAAAATTTTTGTGAACAGTAATGTTTAG
- a CDS encoding MFS transporter translates to MKGLSRLEKQWVLYDVGNSAFVMLCTTIIPIYFKNIATGEGISLADSTAYLSYALSVCTILVALMGPVFGTLADTKGYKKPMFASFFVIGVVGCLSLAIPKQWLAFLVVLVIAKTTYSMSLIFYDSMLADVTVDERMDMVSSHGYAWGYIGSCIPFTACLLLILFAEKLGISGVTATMISFGITGIWWFAVTIPLLKNYEQNHWVEVKDSPVRESFYRLKKVILKINKDKKVLYFLGAFFFYIDGVYTIIDLATSYGKDVGIDDTHLLLALLLTQIVAFPCSLLFGKFSAKFKSEKLIKVCILGYFGIALFALQLDRAWEFWFLAVCVAVFQGAIQALSRSYFAKIIPKENSSEYFGFYDIFGKGAAFMGTMLMGISTQLSGSSRTGVGMLAVMFLMGFFLFGKTEKINRSAA, encoded by the coding sequence ATGAAGGGATTAAGCAGACTTGAAAAACAGTGGGTGCTGTATGATGTGGGAAATTCGGCATTTGTCATGCTGTGTACCACCATTATCCCCATATATTTTAAAAATATTGCTACAGGAGAGGGGATTTCCCTGGCGGATTCCACAGCGTATTTAAGCTACGCCCTGTCCGTCTGTACGATCCTGGTAGCGCTTATGGGACCGGTATTCGGAACCCTGGCAGACACAAAAGGATATAAAAAGCCTATGTTTGCCTCATTTTTTGTGATTGGCGTGGTCGGATGTCTTTCTCTTGCCATACCAAAGCAGTGGCTGGCATTTTTAGTGGTGCTGGTGATCGCCAAGACCACATACAGCATGAGCCTTATTTTTTATGATTCCATGCTGGCAGATGTGACGGTGGACGAGAGGATGGATATGGTATCCTCCCATGGATATGCATGGGGGTATATTGGGAGCTGCATTCCCTTTACAGCCTGCCTGCTCCTCATACTTTTTGCTGAGAAGCTGGGCATATCAGGGGTCACTGCCACCATGATCTCTTTTGGGATCACAGGGATCTGGTGGTTTGCAGTCACAATTCCTCTTTTGAAAAATTATGAGCAGAATCACTGGGTGGAAGTAAAAGACAGCCCCGTGAGGGAAAGTTTTTACAGACTTAAAAAAGTCATCCTTAAGATCAACAAGGATAAAAAGGTACTTTATTTTCTGGGGGCTTTTTTCTTCTATATTGACGGGGTTTACACCATCATTGATCTGGCTACCTCCTACGGAAAAGATGTGGGGATCGATGACACGCATCTTCTTCTGGCGCTTTTGCTGACGCAGATCGTGGCATTTCCCTGTTCTTTGCTGTTTGGAAAGTTTTCGGCAAAGTTTAAGAGCGAGAAGCTGATAAAAGTCTGTATTCTGGGATATTTCGGAATCGCGCTGTTTGCTCTCCAGCTTGACAGAGCGTGGGAATTCTGGTTTCTGGCTGTCTGTGTGGCTGTATTCCAGGGGGCGATCCAGGCGCTGTCCCGGTCTTACTTTGCCAAGATCATCCCAAAGGAAAATTCCAGTGAGTATTTTGGATTTTACGATATTTTCGGCAAGGGAGCGGCGTTCATGGGAACCATGCTCATGGGTATCTCCACACAGTTAAGCGGCAGTTCAAGGACTGGAGTGGGTATGCTGGCTGTCATGTTTCTCATGGGATTTTTCCTGTTCGGGAAAACAGAGAAGATAAACCGCAGTGCTGCATAA
- a CDS encoding zinc dependent phospholipase C family protein — MPTTYTHDIFGKEVYKRLPSEIKEAIGESKSMYLIGLHGPDILFYYQPLVKNKVSGLGHQVHVRDAAEFFCQAVVKYQEEPTAQMLSYLLGFGCHYILDSTCHPYVRRFEKETGASHSEIESELDRYYMLREGKDPFTYRPAVNICPTLEGCRTISRAFGKISVKQAAKALRGMKFYTDALVCGCSLKREGLMGIMKLFGCRDTLGGHIIPAEPDRRCDMATDVLRHLYDEALEEAAEALTNLYGCMVREERLSQRFSGNFG; from the coding sequence ATGCCAACAACTTATACGCATGATATTTTCGGCAAAGAGGTATATAAAAGACTTCCTTCCGAGATAAAAGAGGCAATCGGAGAATCAAAAAGTATGTATTTGATCGGTCTGCACGGACCAGATATTTTATTTTATTATCAGCCCCTGGTGAAGAACAAGGTCAGCGGACTGGGACATCAGGTGCATGTAAGGGATGCGGCAGAGTTTTTCTGCCAGGCTGTTGTGAAGTACCAGGAGGAGCCAACCGCGCAGATGCTCTCGTATCTTCTGGGATTTGGCTGCCATTATATCCTGGACAGCACCTGCCACCCCTATGTGCGGCGGTTTGAAAAGGAGACGGGAGCCTCCCACTCAGAGATTGAGTCTGAGCTTGACCGGTATTATATGTTGCGTGAGGGAAAAGATCCCTTCACTTACAGGCCTGCGGTAAATATCTGTCCCACCTTGGAGGGCTGCCGGACCATAAGCCGGGCTTTTGGAAAAATATCGGTGAAGCAGGCGGCAAAGGCCCTAAGGGGCATGAAATTCTATACAGACGCTCTTGTCTGCGGCTGCAGCCTGAAAAGAGAAGGGCTGATGGGAATCATGAAGCTGTTCGGATGCCGCGATACTCTGGGAGGCCATATCATACCGGCCGAACCGGACAGGAGATGTGATATGGCAACAGATGTGCTGCGTCATCTGTATGATGAGGCATTGGAGGAGGCAGCAGAGGCACTCACCAATCTGTACGGCTGCATGGTAAGGGAAGAGCGGCTGTCACAGCGTTTCAGCGGTAATTTCGGCTGA